ATCATTGAGCGCATCAAAAACCCGGAAAATGTCCATGCCGTTATCGCAGGCTCGCTGGATAAATGCTTCTACTACATCGTCCGCATAATTCCTGTAGCCGACAACATTCTGACCTCGCAGCAACATAGAAAAAGGTGTTTTCTTGATATACTTCTTAAGCGTTCTGATCCTTTCCCACGGATCTTCATTTAAAAATCTGTGCATCGTATCAAAAGTCGCTCCACCCCAGGTTTCCAGCGAGTAGAAGCCAATCTCATCCATTTGTTCAGCAACCGGGATCATATCTTCAGTTCTGCCGCGGGTTGCAAAAAGCGACTGATGGCCGTCTCTAAAACTCAAATCCTGAATTTTTATTGGATTTTCCGCTTTCGGACGATCAATATCATAATTCATTTTGGTCATTTCCAATACACCGTGTTTATCGAATCTCATTTATTCCTCCGTTATTTTACTTTTCTTTTTTTTCTTCTTCTTTTAAATAATTGGCTATTTCTTCCTTTAAATCGCTGATGTTCATATTAAAACTTTACCTTTTTTAAGAATATATTTTGTAAACCTGTTTGGAGGTGATAAAGGAATCAAATCGATGGAGATATTCAATTCATCTTCAATTCTGGCAGCAAGTTCATATATTCTCCAATCATGAATACCATCGCAGGCAAGATCGATATCATTTGCTTCGATATCATCATTTAGAAAGCTTCCGAACAATATTAAGCGGGAGACATTATATTGTTTTGCCAGGAAAATTATCTTGTTTAGCTTTTTTCTTTTATTTAGCATCATCGTTAATTTTACTTGTTTTTTCTTTAATGTAAGAAGTAACTTCTTTTATAAATCTTTTAGCATCTTCATAACTTTTGATCACATTTTCTTTCACTGGTTTCGTAAAAATCGTGTAATCACTTTCTTGTCGATTTGCATAGGATACTTTATATATTTGATACATTTCTTTATCAAAAATTGGATTCTCATAAATAAATTTCTTGTTAAACCAACCCATCAGTTGTGAATGTTTGGAAGTAATAAAATTCTCTAAATAACCTAAAGCCATAACAGAATAAAAAATTGCATAATAAATTCTATTCAGAGAATTGTTTAACCTATCATTGTTAATATTTATTTTCGCATCAATTAATGCTTCTTTCGATTTGTTGAGAAAATTATCAATGAATATCTTTTTGTTTAGAGTCATAATAAATCCCTTTTGTTGTAACTTCTTCGAAGAAAAATGGATTATATTCAAATTCTTCTCTTGTCAGGATTTTCATATCGATAAATATACCATATTTATATTCTATTTCTCCAATTATTCCACAAATTTCCAGTTTTTTTTTTCTCTCGATCTGATCAAAAAGAAGGACAATATCATAATCACTATGAGGTTTGAAATTACCTGTTACTCTTGATCCGAAAAAGTAACTACCTCTGAAATCTTTGAATTCGGATCGGATTTTTTTAATTAGAGATTTCAGAATTTCTCTATCTTTTTTTCTCATTTTTCTGCCTATCTTCTAATTCCTCGTCTCTGCACAAGCATTCTATTTCTCATGATGATCTCTCTTCCGGAACGCACCCAATGACTGGATTGCGTTAAATTCAGTTCTCTCTCTTTTTCCAGCAGATAATAAATCACTCCGACAAGAGCTGCTTTCAACTTTTTCTTTTTATCCAAAATTTCTCCTAAACCGGAATATTCCCATGTTTTTTAGGCGGAAGAGACTCTTTCTTGGTGATCATAATTTCCAGAGAAGCGATCAATCTCGATCTGGTTTCACTCGGTTTGATGACTGCGTCGATATATCCTCGCTCCGCAGCAATATAAGGCGTATTGAATTTCTCTTCATAATCCTGGATCAATTCCTGTCTTTTTGCTTCCGGATCATCTGCTTTTTTCAGTTCTTTTCTGTAAGTACCAACAATGTTGACTGCACCTTGTGCTCCCATCACCGCAATCTCCGCTGAAGGCCAGGCAAAAAGTACATCAGCACCAAGATGTTGAGAACTCATGGCAATATATGCTCCACCATAACTTTTTCGTGTGGTAACTGTAAGTTTGGGAACAGTTGCTTCGGAATAACTCCAGAGGATTTTTGCACCGTGTCTGATAACTCCGTTCCATTCCTGGTCTGTTCCGGGTAAATATCCTGGAACATCGACAAATGTCAGCAGCGGAATATTAAAAGCATCGCAGAACCTGATGAAACGAGCAATCTTATCAGAAGCATCTATGTCGAGACAACCTGCGAGCACCAGCGGCTGGTTGGCGATCACTCCAACAGATCTGCCGTTCAACCTGATAAATCCGATAACGGCATTTTGAGCAAAAAGTTCGTGAGGTTCAAAAAACTCTCCATTATCAGCGACCGCATGAATAACATCTTTAATGTCATAAGCAGCTTTGGGATTGTCCGGAATAAGTGTATCCAATTCAGGACATAAACGTTGAGGATCATCTCCAGTCATCATTATTGGGGGATCTTCCATATTATTATTTGGAAGAAAACCGAGTAACATTTTCATTTTCTCGATGGCATCTTCATCACTTTCACAGGCAAAATGTGCATTCCCGCTTTTAGTGTTATTAGTGATCGCTCCGCCAAGATCTTCAAAATCAGTTTCTTCTCCGGTAACGGTTTTTATTACATTCGGTCCGGTGATGAACATATAACTGCTGTTTTTTACCATGAACACAAAATCCGTCATTGCCGGAGAATAAACTGCTCCGCCTGCGGTTGGTCCCATAATTGCTGAAATTTGTGGAATTACTCCGGAAGCTCTGGAATTTCTAAAGAAAATATCTCCATATCCTTTTAAAGAATCGATTCCTTCCTCGACGCGAGCTCCTCCGGAATCATTCATTCCGATGATCGGAACTCCCGCTTTCATTGCCAGATCCATGATCTTTGTAATTTTCGCAGCATGTTTCTCACCCAGAGAACCTCCTCTCGAAGTAAAATCCTGAGCATAAGCAAAAACCGGTCTTCCATGAACCAGACCATGACTGGTTACTACTCCATCGGAAGGGACATCTGTAGTCGGCATATTGAAATTAGTAGAGCGATGTTTGACAAAGAGATCGATCTCTTTACCTGTTCCTTCATCAAAAAGCAGGTTCAGTCTTTCCCTTGCAGTGAGTTTATCTTTCTCGTGTTGTTTGGCAATACGGGCTTCTCCACCCATTTCTTTAATTCTATTTTCCCTCTGCATCAAATTTTCAATTTTTTCTCTTGTATTCATATTTTCTCCTGTTTCATCGATCTGGAATTTCTGATATTTAGCATTATTTATTATCTAATAAAACACCTTAATTCCAAATATTTTACCAATTTTATATGGACGGAACATCTGTCAAATACTCAATTTTTTCTGCTGCTCCTTTGTGTTTGGGATCGAGTTTGAGTACTTTTCTGAATAATTGTATCGCTTTAAAAATCTGGTGTTTTTGCAGATAAGCCAGCCCGAGATGGTATAGAGCAGAAACATGTTCAGGATAAGTCTCGATCACAAATTGCAGATCTTCTATGGCTTTATCTGTTTCCCCTTTGGATTTGTAAGCAATTGCCCGATGATAATGAATTATAAATGGTTCGGAAGTGTGTTCCAGCAATTTTGTATATTCTTCGATACTTTTTTGTTCATCACCAATATGATAATAACACAAACCCAACCAGTTGTGAGCCATATAGAGTTCAGGATCTGTTTCGATTATCTTTACGAAAATATCTATCGCCTTTGTGAATTGAGCAGCTCGGTAATGAGAAATCGCCAGACGATATGAAGCATAACCGAATTTCGGTTTATATTCTAGAACTTTATTATATGTCTTGATCGAATTATTTATTTGACCAAGCATAAAATATATATTTCCTAAATTCATTAAAGCAGGAATGCTTTCGGGATGAACTTTCAGGATTTTCTGATATTGTTCGATCGCCTTGCTGAGTTTTCCTTCCATCCTGTATTTCTCAGCTAAAGTAAAATTTTCGATTGCTGATTTCATTTGATTTTCCTTAATTTTTTTACCACAAAGAGATTAATATTCTTTGTGTTCTCTGATTTCATTTATTTGTTTTCCTTTTAATTTTTTCATTGTCATTCTGTGTAATCTTATCAAGGAATTCTTCCAAAGAATCTAAAACTTTCAGAAAAACCGAGATTAACATTTGTTGCAGATTCCTGATCTTGTAAGAATATTGTATGAATTCCGAGATTTAAAGAATTTAAGAAGAAATTCTTGAAAAATATCTTAAATTCCTCGTTTGTTACCGATGAAAGAATCCATCTATTTCCAGAAAGAGAAATCCTCATAATGATAGAATTACTACATATTTTTTATGATCTTATCTCCAAATTCTGATGTTTTCAGTTTTTTTGCTCCTTCCATTTGACGCTCGAGATCATAAGTTACGGTTTTGTTGGCAATAGTTTTTTCAAGAGCATTTTCGATCATGATCCCGGCTTCGTTCCAACCCATATATTTCAACATTAAAACACCGGAAAGAAGTAGAGAAGAAGGATTCACCTTGTCCATTCCGGTATATTTGGGAGCAGTTCCATGAGTAGCTTCAAAAAGAGCGATTTCATCTCCAATATTTGCTCCGGGAGCTAAACCAAGACCTCCAACCTGAGCAGCACAAGCATCGGATAGATAATCGCCATTCAAATTCGGAGTTGCAAGTACGCTATACTCATCAGGTCGAAGTAGAACCTGTTGAAATATCTGATCTGCTATTCTATCTTTGATCAGGATTTTATCGACGGGCATCCTACCATCGTATTTCTCCCAGAGTTCTTGCTCCGTAATGATCTCTTTTCTATATTCCTCTTTTGCCAGTTCATATCCCCAATCTCTGAATGCTCCTTCGGTAAACTTCATAATATTTCCTTTATGAACCAAAGTCACATTCGGCAGATTCTGCTGAATGGCATAATCGATAGCCTTTCTAACAAGTCTTTTTGTGCCTGTTACAGATATAGGTTTGATGCCGATTCCACTATCTTCACGAATATTTTTTCCCATAATATTGATCAGGAAATTGATCACTTTTTCTGCTTCCGGACTATCCTGTTGAAACTCGATCCCGGCATAAACATCTTCCGTATTTTCTCTGAACACAACAATATCCAGTTTATCAGGTCTTTTGACAGGTGAAGGAACTCCCTTGTACCATCTGACCGGACGAACACAAGCATAAAGGTCTAAAAGCTGACGCAAACTTACATTTAAGGATCTGAATCTTTTTGTAATAAATTCAGAACCGCATTTGATGCATTTTTCCGGTCTCTTCCCATCTTTCCCATTTTGCTCTTTTGCACAAACCAGGCAGACATAATCGAATCCTCCAACCGGTGTAGTCAAAGGTCCTTTGATCGCCACTTTGAATTCTCTGATCGCTTTAAGCGTGTCTTCAGGTAAAATATCATCATTTCCGTAATTCTGAAGAGCAGATAGTCCCGCATGAATTTGCATCCAGACTATTTTTTTCAGACTATCATAAGATTTCTTAACTGCTGCATCTATGACTTTTCTCGTTACTTTCCAGATATCCGGTCCAATCCCGTCTCCTTCGATGAATGGAATTATGGGATTGTCAGGAACATTAATTACTCCATTTCTAACTGTGATTTTTGCACCTTTAGGTGGTATTCTTATTTTTTCAAATTTCATTATTCCTCCTCTAAAATCGTGTTAATCCTCTCTATGAATTTTTGATGATATTCAGAACACCTCCTGCGATAAGAATTTCTCTTTCCCGACTGCTGAGTTCCAACTTAACTGTTAAATCAATATTTTTAGAAATATTCTGTATCACAAAAGTTTCTTCTTTTTTCACCGCCTGGATAACATTTTGAAACAACAATTTATCAGCTTGTTCCATTTTTTTATAATCGTTTTCATCTGTAAATAGCATGGGAATAATCCCGAAATTAATCAGGTTTGCCCAGTGTATCCTCTCAATAGATTTAGCAATAATCGCTTTTACGCCGAGATATGAAGGACAAATAGCAGCATGTTCGCGAGATGATCCTTGACCGTAGCTCAGACCGGCAACAATGATATTTCCGCGATCTTTCTTTTTATTGGAAAGACATCTTTCCGGGAATGTACTATCCACAGGCTCGAAAACGAATTCGGAATATTTGGGAATATTGGAACGATATTTCAGTCTGATACCAGCCGGCATAATATGATCTGTTGTGATTTTATCTCCGACCTTGAGCATCACATCAGCAGAAAAATTATCGAGTAGTGCTTCATTTACCGGCGGATTTCCAATATTAGGTCCTCGATAAATTTGAACATCCTCTTTCTGTTCTGAAGGTACTGTGATCATAGAATCATCAACAACAAAATGATCAGGAATTTTAATATGTGGTGGATCAAAATCCAGATCTCGGGGATCAGTTATTTCCCCGGTTAACACACAAGCTGCTGCTGTTTCCGGACTTGCCAGATAAATTCCGGCAGATTGCGTTCCGGAACGACCCTTGAAATTACGATTGTTTGTCCGCACTGAAACTGCATCGGTTTGGGGAGCTTGTCCATTGCCGATACAAAAACCACAGGCAGATTCCATAATTCTCGCTCCAAAGGCGATCAAATCTGCTAAAGCACCATTATCAGCGATCATTTTGAAAACCTGTTTTGATCCGGGCGCAACAACAAAACTCACCTCTTCTGGTAAATGTTTTCCTTTCACCATTTCAGCAACTGTCATCAAATCTTTATAAGATGAATTGGTGCAGCTTCCAACACAAACCTGATCAACTTTCATTCCTGCAAGATCTTTGACCAATTTGACATTTCCAGGACTGTGGGGAGTAGCCATTCTTGGCTCGAGAGAGGATAGATCAATGTCGATAATCCTGTCATATTCCGCATCTTCATCTGCCTTGAGTTCCTTCCAGCCGGATTCTCTCTCTTGAGATTTCAGGAACGAAAGAGTTACTTCGTCGCTGGGAAAAACGGAACTCGTAATTCCTAATTCTGCTCCCATATTGGTGATAGTTGCTCTTTCCGGAACACTCAAATTAGCAACTCCGGAACCTCCGTATTCAACAATCCAGCCGACATTTCCTTTGGTAGAAAGCAATTCCAAGATGTATAAAATCACATCTTTAGCAGCAACCCAGGGAGATAATTTTCCTGTTAAATTCACTTTGAGAACTCTTGGAGAGGGAATATAAAAGGGAAATCCTGCTAAAGCTCGAGCCACATCTAATCCTCCCGAACCGATCGCCAGCATGCCAATTCCACCTCCGGTAGGTGTATGACTGTCTGATCCAAGTAAAGTTTTTCCCGGTAAACCGAATCTTTCCAGATGAACCTGATGACAAATTCCATTGCCTGCTCGGGAATAATATATGCCGTATTTTCCAGCAATTGTTTGCAGGTATTTATGATCATCAGCATTTTCAAAACCCATCTGGCTGGTATTATGATCGACATAACTGACCGAAATTTCAGTTCTTATTTCCGGTATGTCCATTGCTTCAAATTCTAAATATGCCATTGTTCCAGTTGCATCTTGAGTAAGTGTCTGATCGATCTTGATGCCAATCACATTTCCTGCTTTTACTTCACCTTCAACGAGATGTGAATTTATTATTTTTTGAACGATATTAAATCCCATTTATAAATCCTCTGATAAATGTATCGTTCCCAATCGGGGATTGGGAACGATATTATTTAATTTAGCCTTTTTTATTTTTTTATAATCGGAGATTTCTCAAGAGAAAAGCAGGTAGAAATCTCTGCTTGGAAAACAATCTACTTCTTTTTCCTTAATTTCTCGGCTAACCATTCGTTCGTAACAGTTTTCGGTCTGATGATCGGAGCCTGTAATCCGCGAGCCATGATAGCTTGCGCACTGAATCCGAGTATCCTGGAAACACCGAACATGACAGTGTAAAAATCAAACATTGTTAATCCGTAATTAAAGAGCATGGAACCGGAAATAGCATCAACATTGGGATATGGATCTGCGATTTTTCCACCGCCATATTCCTTTAAAATTTCCGGAACAATTTCAAACAATCTCTTTACGATCTGAAATGTTTCTTCTTTGGGACAATGTTTTTCACCAAATTCATAAAAAGCTGTAAATCTTGGATCTGTTGCTCTTAATACGGCATGTCCGTAACCTGGAACTACTTTTCCAAGTTTTAAAGTTGATAAAACAAAATCAATCAATTCTTTTTTGGTAGGAACTTTCTCGAATTTTTCCTGAATAGACAGGACAAATTTCAGACATTCCTGATTTGCCAGACCATGCAATGGTCCTGCAAGTCCGTTCAAACCGGCAGCAGTTGATAAATAAAGATTTGAGAGAGCCGAATTTACAACCTTTGCGGTAAAGGCGCTGACATTCCCACCTTCATGATCGCAATGCAGGACCAGATAAAGACGGACTAATTTGGCAAATTCACCATCAGGATCAGGAATACCGAGCATGTTCGCAAAATTTCCACCCCAATCGAGACTATCATTATAAGGGATCAAATCACCAAGCGAATAGCGAATCCTGTAAATCCCTGCTGCGATTGCCGGTATTTTTGCAATAATTTCCAGAGCATCGTCGAGAGTTGCTTCCCAATAATCTGCCTTTCTCATTCCTTCGGCATATTTTGCTTTAAAAATTGAACCACCTTCCATTGCCATAATAGCAATACTGAACATGGTCATTGGATGAGTGTCTTTTGGTAAAGCATAAAGAACATCCCAGACATGCTCCGGAACTTCCGAGCGAATACGCAACTCTTCCTGAAGTTTTTCCAGATCAGGTTTTTCAGGAAGTTCTCCCGTACAAAGAAGATAAAATATCTCTTCCGGGATGGTATCGGTTAATTTTGCTAAAGGAATTCCCCTGATATGCAATCCCTTGTAAGGATCAACAAAAGAAGAATTACAGACCAAAGCCGTAACACCTCTCATTCCACCAAGCATCTGTTTTACGGTAACATTTCCGATTACGGTATCAGCGTATTTTGATAGAAATTCATTTTTGATATACGCTCTCATCTCGGGAATCTGACTTCTGATTTTTTCTCTAAGTCGTGACATTTAATCCTCCTTTTTTTACTTAGAAAATTGTTTTTTTTCGACCGATCTCTTTTTTGAAGATCATTGCCAAAAATTTATTTTAATTTCGACAATTTTATGTTCAAAAAAAGAAAATCCTGTTTTTTTGTGTCAATGAAAAAATATTTATTTATTTTATTTCTACTGTAATCCTTTACTATTATTAATTAAGATACAATTTAATGCCCTTGAAAATCAATCCTCAAATAACTTTATAAGAAGAATACACCGGTTGGAACATTTTGCTTTTAACGAATGTCAGCAGATCATCAGGTCTCTTTTCCCAGGCAATACCTTTCTGATATGCTATTTCACAAACAGCAACTGCAATCTGAGCAGAAATTTCCCTGATATCGTTCAAATCAGGATAAACTCTACCTTTTTTCAGGTCTTTCTCGCTAACGAGTTCAGCCAGTGTTTTAGCTGCTATATAAAACATCGAATCAGGAATTTTAGTTGCTTTACAGGAAATTGCTCCCAGACCGACTCCTGGAAAAATATACATGTTATTTCCCTGACCTGTGTAATATGTTTTTCCTTTAAATTCTATAGGTTTAAACGGGCTTCCACTGGCAAAAACAACTTTACCGTCTGTCCATTTATAGGCTTGTTCGGGTGAACATTCCGATTTTGAAGTGGGATTAGAAAGAGCGAAAATAACCGGAATCTCAACATGCTTCTTCATTTCACGAACAACCTGCTCATTAAACGCACACGGTTGTTTACTGACACCTACCAGAACAGTAGGTTTGACTGTTTTTACAACATCCAATAATTTTTTTTGGAATTTCCCTGATCTGGCATAAGGGATCTTATGTTCTGCTAATTCGTCTCCTCGAGTAGTAGTAACCAGTCCTTTACTATCCAGAAACCAGAAATTTTTTCGTGCCTTTTCTTTGGATAAACCTTCTTCAACCATCCCGGCAACGATCATATCGGCAATTCCAACAGCAGCAGAGCCAGCACCAAAAAACACAATTCGCTGATCGCCCAATTTTTCTTTGGTAATTCTCATGGCTGCTAATAATCCGGCAAGAGCAACACTTCCGGTTCCCTGGATATCATCATTGAAACAGAGTAATTTTTCTCGATATTTTTTTAATAATGGAAAAGCGTGGTCATTAGTAAAATCTTCGAATTGGATTAGAGCACGGGGCCATCTTTCATGAGCAGCGATAATAAATTCATCTAAAATTTCATAAAAATCTTCACCTTTTAAACGACGATGATTTTCGCCAAGATATAAAGGATTATCGAGCAGATCTTCGTTTTCCGTGCCGACATCGATCACGATCGGAAGAGTTTTGGAAGGATGGATGCCTGCACAAGCAACATAAAGAGATAATTTCCCAACCGGAATTCCCATACCGCTTGCTCCCAGATCACCTAAACCTAAAATTCGACTTCCATCGGTAACAACGATCACATCTACTTCATCAACAGGCCAATTGTTTATCCTCTTTTTTATTTCTCCCTTTCCTCTCGCTGAAATATACATTCCTCTTGTTCTTCTGAAAATATGACCGTACTGCTGGCAGGCAAGCCCAACTGTCGGTGTATAAATTATGGGAGTCATATCTTCTAAATTATTTAACAACATCGCGTAATAAAGAGTTTCATTTCTGTCGTGCAAAGCTTCCAGGAAAATATACTTTCCAATATCCGTATCTTTTCGACGATAATTTTCAGTTACTCTCTGGATTTGTTGTTTCAAGGTTGAGACATGGGGAGGTACTAATCCATAAAGATTGAAGTCCTCTCTTTCTTTTTCAGAAAACGCAGATCCCTTATTCAACATTGGATCGCGGATAAGATCTAAACCTTTTTTTGAAACTTTGAGTTCATTGTGAAATGACGGATTCTTTTTATGCATTTTTGTGGACATTTAAATTTTTTCCTTATTTTTCATTTCTTTTCATTCCTGAATTCCATCTGGGAATGTTGGTTTTATAATAATTTCATTTTGATTATCTTACTTGAAATAAAATTCCTTCTCCAAATTGTGTTTCTCACGAAACTTTTCAGGAGAATTTGAGAACAAGCAGAAATATCAATCATCAAAAAAAGCATCAAAATTGATACTTTTTTTAGATTTAATTTTTTCGCTGGTCGGGCTGTAAATATATTTATTTTTATGCAAAATTCGAGGAGCAACGCGGGGAACGGTCATACTGGCATCCATCAGGAACATGATCTTTTCGTTTCCTTTGATCTCGAGGGCTCTATCGATTGCTTTCTGCAGATTCCAATATCCTTTGATAAAAATGTTTTCCAGTAATTTCGGATCAAGTTTCGTGTAAGCCCACAAAGAAGCCCATTTCATAATTTCGGCAAGTTTAGCCGCTTTATGATAACCGAGTTTATAACCTTTGGAAATTTTATCAAAGACATCATCGGGATTTCGGGCTGAACTCATCAATTTTAAAAAAGTTTCTCCACCAACTCCTTTTCTACAGCTGGAAATCAGGATCATTATTCCGTTTTCGTTTAAAGCCAGTTTGCTATTATCGATCGCTTTCTGGGATTGGTAAAGATCGATGTCCATAGGATAAGGAGCAACTGCAACTACAATATCAGCCTTATCTTTGATCTCAACCGAGAAAACATCTTTTGCTTTTCCGGTAGCCATATTAAAAGCTTCGTGAGTTTCTCCGCAAACACAATAGTAAATTTTATGATCTTTGTTCAGAACGGTTTGAATTGAAAATATCTGTTTGTTTTTTGCAAGCAGGTCATATGCTTCTTTGATATCTTCCCGAACCGGATTTCCATCGGTTATCAGGGCTTTTGCAGTTGATTTCAAAGCCAGGGCATGATTTTGCTCGATAGTTTTAAAACCGGCAATTCCGGGTAAAAATGATTTTGCTCCGCCAGTATATCCGGCAAAATAATGAGGTTCGACAGAAGTAATATAAACTATCTTTTTTGCTTTAAAAACTAATTTGTCAAAATAAACTTCAGTCCCGTTTTGAGTCTTTCCGATAAAAATATTCTCGCTTTCATTTTTCGCATCATGAGATATTGTTTTATTCAGAAGTTCGGAATAATGATTGCCAAAAAGTTCGATGTATTCGTCTTTGCTCGCACCACGATGAGCACCGGTAGCAATTATAAATTTTATGTCTTTGTTTTTGATCTTACTCCATAAAAGATCAATTATCTTTGCATTCGGAGTTGGTCTGGTCGCATCGTTGATGATAAAAAGGATCGGTTCGTTACCTTTGATAAAATTCTCAAAGGAAGGTGAATTTAAGGGATTTTTTAAAGCTTCAGAGATCACTTCTTTTTCAGGACGAAGTTCGACGGTGTTCGGATAGACGATCTCTCCGACATTTTGTTTAGGGAGAGAAATATTTAATTCCTCTCCCCAATATGGAATATTTATCTTCATTTAGATCAATTTTTCAGATTCTATCTTCTCGATGGCTTCCCGGACTTTAGCTGCAGAAAGATGAAGCGCATCCTTCTCTTCCGTAGTCAGAGATAATTCAATAATTTCTTCGACTCCACCTCTACCTATTTTAATCGGAACACCGGAGAATAATCCGTCGATTCCGTATTCTCCCCGCAGATAAGCAGAACAAGGCAGAATTCTATTCCTGTTACGAACGACACACTCAACCATTTCGGCAGCAGAACTTCCAGGTGACCAGTAAGCACTTCCCGTTTTCAGATATGCGACAATTTCTCCACCTGCTTTACGAGTTCGGGTAACCAGTTTTTCTATTGTAGCTCTCGGTAAAAGTTCCGTTACCGGAATACCGTGAACAGTCGAATATCTTGGTAATGGTACCATCAGATCACCATGACCGCCCAGAACAAGAGCTGTTACATTGAGAGGACTCACACCCAGTTCATCAGCGATAAAATATCTGAATCTGGAAGAATCTAAAACACCTGCCATACCGATTACTTTTTTCAAAGCAAAACCTGTAACTTTCAGAGCAACATAAGCTAAAATATCAAGCGGATTTGTAACTGTAATGACAACCGCATTAGGAGCATATTTGGCAATTTCTTCCGAAACACTTTTCATGATCTTGACATTATCCTTGACCAAATCCTCGCGGGACATTCCCGGTAATCTCGGTTTACCCGCTGTAACCACAATTACATCCGAATCCTTGATCATTGACATCTCGGAATAGCCATTAATATAAACATCATATCTTCTAATAGGAGAAGCTTGTACGATATCCATTGCTTTACCTTTTGCCCAATCATCGACAATGTCTATTAATGTTATATTCGCAACTTTCTTTTCCGCCAGATAAAGGGCGCAGGCAAC
This window of the Candidatus Cloacimonadota bacterium genome carries:
- a CDS encoding methylmalonyl-CoA carboxyltransferase, which encodes MNTREKIENLMQRENRIKEMGGEARIAKQHEKDKLTARERLNLLFDEGTGKEIDLFVKHRSTNFNMPTTDVPSDGVVTSHGLVHGRPVFAYAQDFTSRGGSLGEKHAAKITKIMDLAMKAGVPIIGMNDSGGARVEEGIDSLKGYGDIFFRNSRASGVIPQISAIMGPTAGGAVYSPAMTDFVFMVKNSSYMFITGPNVIKTVTGEETDFEDLGGAITNNTKSGNAHFACESDEDAIEKMKMLLGFLPNNNMEDPPIMMTGDDPQRLCPELDTLIPDNPKAAYDIKDVIHAVADNGEFFEPHELFAQNAVIGFIRLNGRSVGVIANQPLVLAGCLDIDASDKIARFIRFCDAFNIPLLTFVDVPGYLPGTDQEWNGVIRHGAKILWSYSEATVPKLTVTTRKSYGGAYIAMSSQHLGADVLFAWPSAEIAVMGAQGAVNIVGTYRKELKKADDPEAKRQELIQDYEEKFNTPYIAAERGYIDAVIKPSETRSRLIASLEIMITKKESLPPKKHGNIPV
- a CDS encoding aconitate hydratase, whose amino-acid sequence is MGFNIVQKIINSHLVEGEVKAGNVIGIKIDQTLTQDATGTMAYLEFEAMDIPEIRTEISVSYVDHNTSQMGFENADDHKYLQTIAGKYGIYYSRAGNGICHQVHLERFGLPGKTLLGSDSHTPTGGGIGMLAIGSGGLDVARALAGFPFYIPSPRVLKVNLTGKLSPWVAAKDVILYILELLSTKGNVGWIVEYGGSGVANLSVPERATITNMGAELGITSSVFPSDEVTLSFLKSQERESGWKELKADEDAEYDRIIDIDLSSLEPRMATPHSPGNVKLVKDLAGMKVDQVCVGSCTNSSYKDLMTVAEMVKGKHLPEEVSFVVAPGSKQVFKMIADNGALADLIAFGARIMESACGFCIGNGQAPQTDAVSVRTNNRNFKGRSGTQSAGIYLASPETAAACVLTGEITDPRDLDFDPPHIKIPDHFVVDDSMITVPSEQKEDVQIYRGPNIGNPPVNEALLDNFSADVMLKVGDKITTDHIMPAGIRLKYRSNIPKYSEFVFEPVDSTFPERCLSNKKKDRGNIIVAGLSYGQGSSREHAAICPSYLGVKAIIAKSIERIHWANLINFGIIPMLFTDENDYKKMEQADKLLFQNVIQAVKKEETFVIQNISKNIDLTVKLELSSREREILIAGGVLNIIKNS
- a CDS encoding HEPN domain-containing protein, encoding MTLNKKIFIDNFLNKSKEALIDAKININNDRLNNSLNRIYYAIFYSVMALGYLENFITSKHSQLMGWFNKKFIYENPIFDKEMYQIYKVSYANRQESDYTIFTKPVKENVIKSYEDAKRFIKEVTSYIKEKTSKINDDAK
- a CDS encoding nucleotidyltransferase domain-containing protein; amino-acid sequence: MRKKDREILKSLIKKIRSEFKDFRGSYFFGSRVTGNFKPHSDYDIVLLFDQIERKKKLEICGIIGEIEYKYGIFIDMKILTREEFEYNPFFFEEVTTKGIYYDSKQKDIH
- a CDS encoding NADP-dependent isocitrate dehydrogenase (Converts isocitrate to alpha ketoglutarate); the encoded protein is MKFEKIRIPPKGAKITVRNGVINVPDNPIIPFIEGDGIGPDIWKVTRKVIDAAVKKSYDSLKKIVWMQIHAGLSALQNYGNDDILPEDTLKAIREFKVAIKGPLTTPVGGFDYVCLVCAKEQNGKDGKRPEKCIKCGSEFITKRFRSLNVSLRQLLDLYACVRPVRWYKGVPSPVKRPDKLDIVVFRENTEDVYAGIEFQQDSPEAEKVINFLINIMGKNIREDSGIGIKPISVTGTKRLVRKAIDYAIQQNLPNVTLVHKGNIMKFTEGAFRDWGYELAKEEYRKEIITEQELWEKYDGRMPVDKILIKDRIADQIFQQVLLRPDEYSVLATPNLNGDYLSDACAAQVGGLGLAPGANIGDEIALFEATHGTAPKYTGMDKVNPSSLLLSGVLMLKYMGWNEAGIMIENALEKTIANKTVTYDLERQMEGAKKLKTSEFGDKIIKNM
- a CDS encoding tetratricopeptide repeat protein, which codes for MKSAIENFTLAEKYRMEGKLSKAIEQYQKILKVHPESIPALMNLGNIYFMLGQINNSIKTYNKVLEYKPKFGYASYRLAISHYRAAQFTKAIDIFVKIIETDPELYMAHNWLGLCYYHIGDEQKSIEEYTKLLEHTSEPFIIHYHRAIAYKSKGETDKAIEDLQFVIETYPEHVSALYHLGLAYLQKHQIFKAIQLFRKVLKLDPKHKGAAEKIEYLTDVPSI
- a CDS encoding nucleotidyltransferase domain-containing protein, with the translated sequence MMLNKRKKLNKIIFLAKQYNVSRLILFGSFLNDDIEANDIDLACDGIHDWRIYELAARIEDELNISIDLIPLSPPNRFTKYILKKGKVLI